TGATTCTCTAGGCGTGGCACAACTGGCCTTTCTTAACGGTAAGGAAAGGTTAAATATTAATGAGGTAGAAGAAACGGACGACTCTGTGTTTATAAAAACGCCACTCTATGAAAGCGAAATAAGAGCCGCAAAATCGGCAAACGGAATGGAAGGGGTCTGGATAAAACGGCTGCCTGGAGGGTCAACCCAAATGCCCTTTAAAGCGGTTGCTGACAAGGAATATCGTTTTATCGAGCAGACTACGGCAGAAGAGACCATAGATGTTGCCGGAAGATGGTCTGTTCAGTTCTACAGAAACAATAATGTGGATACTACGTTTGCAGTAGGCGAGTTTGAACAAGGTGACGGACAGGTCGATGGTTCTTTTCTTACAACCACGGGAGATTATCGCTTTTTAAGCGGTGTAGTAGATAAAAAGACCTTGATGCTGTCGGGGTTTAGCGGGTCTGGCCCGGTACTGTTCACTGGAGATTTACTGGATAGTCTGAATATCGTGAACGGTAAAATGTACGCCGGACCTTCAAGCGAAGTAAATTGGTCGGCCCGGAGAGACCCAGACGCCATGCTGCCCGATGCCTATAAGATAGCGGGATTGAAAGCGGGGAACGATCGGATTGATTTTAGTTTTGAGGATTTAGATGGCCAAACTGTTTCATTGAATGATGGGCGGTTTTTAAATAAGGTAGTGGTCGTGCAGTTTCTGGGCTCCTGGTGCCCAAACTGCATGGATGAAACGGCGTTTCTGGCACCTTTTTATGATAAGTATAAAGAGAAAGGGTTGGAAGTTGTTGGTTTAGCTTATGAGCGGTATAAGGAACCTGAAAAAGCCAGAGCTGCGGTAACTAACCTCAAAAATAGATTCCGTGTAAACTATCCGCTATTGATTACCGGCTATACCAATGATAAGAAACAAGTAGAGGAGAGTATTCCTTCCCTAGAAAACTTCTCCGCATTCCCCACCACAATTATCATCGATAGAACCGGAGTGGTACGTAAAATTCATACCGGCTTCAGCGGACCGGCAACGGGAGTACATTATACCAACTATATTGAACAATTCGAAAAGGAGATCAACAGCCTCTTAGCTCAATAAATTCATGCGTAAACGATTTTTTCTGTTACCAGCATTGGTAGCTCAGCTTATTGCCTTATCATGTACAACTACTCAGCATGTGGCGATGCCACCTGTCACGATTCACGCCAATGCTCCTCAAGCCTTCGTCTACCAGGAATCGTACCCTATTAAAACCGCAATAAGACATACGGCACTTGATCTCTCATTTGATTGGGAGCAAGCACAGGTGCTGGGAAAAGCAACCCTCACCTTACAGCCGCATTTCTATCCGCAGGATACAGTAGTATTAGATGCTAATGGTTTTGAAATCCATGAAATCGCGCTCATGAAAAGCGATCAGAAGAAACGGTTAGACTTTGTGTACGACGGCAAGAAACTGCGTGTAGCTTTAGATAGAGCATACGATAGAACAGAACAGATAAAAATATTTATTGACTATACGGCAAAGCCTAACGACTTAGAAGTAGGTACTGATATTGCTTCTCCTGACGACAGGGGGCTATATTTTATCGAGCCTGACACTGCTGGCACACCACGACAATTATGGACACAGGGAGAAACCGAGTGTAATTCAAGCTGGTTCCCCACAATGAATAACACCATGCTGAAAATGACGCAGGAGATTACACTGACGGTACCCGATAGCATGGTTACGCTTTCCAATGGCTTGTTGAAAACTTCAGTTAAAAATGATAATGGCACGCGAACAGATACCTGGTTGCAGGAGAAACAGCATGCACCGTATTTAACGATGATAGCCGCTGGAAATTTTGAAGTATTTAGCGAAAACTGGAAAGGTAAAGAAGTGAGCTACTACATGGAGCCTGCATACGCTCCGTACGCGCAGATGATCTTTGGAAAGACACCGGAAATGCTCGACTTTTTTTCACAAAAGCTGGGTGTAGAATACCCTTGGGATAAATATGCGCAAATTGTCGTGCGCAATTTCGTCAGCGGAGCAATGGAAAACACCAGCGCGTCGGTTTTTTTCGATCGCATGAACATGACACCTGCGGAATATAAAGACGAAACCTATGAAGATATCATTGCTCACGAACTATTCCATCACTGGTTTGGCGATTTGGTGACGGCAGAGTCTTGGGCAAACTTACCCTTGAATGAGTCTTTTGCAACGTACGGGGAATATTTATGGTTAGCACATAAGTATGGTTTGGAAGAAGCTGACATGCACGCGTTGAACGATGTGTTGGCTTATTTAGCTAAGAAGAAAAACGCTGCGCTAGATGTCGTGCGTTTTGATTATGCCGACAGGGAACAGATGTTCGATGAAGTGTCATATCAAAAAGGAGGACGAATTATACATATGCTTCGTAAAACGGTTGGAGATGAAGCTTTCTTCACAGCCCTGAATCTGTACCTAACTACACATGCTTACCGATCCGTTGAAATACACGACCTCCGCTTGGCTTTTGAGCAAGTAACCGGGGAAGATCTGAACTGGTTCTTCAACCAATGGTTCCTCGCTTCCGGTCATCCGGAGTTGAGCATAAAAACGCACTATAACGATACAACCAAAGAAGTGATTGTAGACTTGGCGCAAAATCAAAATCTAGAAGAAATGCCTCTCTATCGCTTGCCCATGCAGATAGATGTTTATTCTCCAGATAAAAAAGTTGAGCGCAGGTCAGTGGTATTAACCAAGCAAAATCAAACATTTCGCTTTCCTTCTGCCGAACACCCTACTTTGATTAATGTCGATGCCGAGAAGTATTTATTGGCCTATAAAGAGGAAAGTAAAAGTTTGGCCGAATATCGCTTTCAATTTTTTCATGCACCCTTGTTCATGGATCGCTTTGAAGCGCTCGAAGGGGTGTCTGAAGAGTTAGATCAACCGGATGCAAAGACAGTAATCTCAGCCGCTTTGCAAGACAAAGCGTGGGTCATTCGTTTAATGGCGCTCGGTAAACTCGAAAAAATGGCTGTGGATGAACAGCAACAAATGTATCAGCAGGTTTGTAATATGGCTTTGGAAGATGATCGCTCTTATGTACGGGCAAGTGCCGTTTTGTTACTTAGAAGTATATACCAGGGCTTTGACAACGATGAAATATTTAAACAGCTTGCTGATGACGATGCGCCAAGTGTACAGCATGCCCTTACGCTCCCCATGGCTTAATTTAAGAAAAACACACCGTAACCGTACCCTAAACATCAGTGCATTCTCGAGGGTATATTTTCTTTTTACAACAAAGTCTACTAAAACTATAGTGATTATAGAAAATATTTATACATTTGCAACAGAAATCAACAATCATGCGTTTGTATGAGCCTAATAGGTTACTTGTTTGACAGATTGTCAGAAAATACGTACTGCTTGGTGAGATTTCTTTAATGAATAACGGACTTGATAAATGGCCGATATAAGAACTATAAATTAATTAGGTACAAGCAATGAAAAAAATTTTGCTGTTTTTTTTGCCGGTCTTATGCATCGGAAACAAAGCGTTTGCTCAGAACGAGTTGGAGGGCATAGTCAGAAATGGAGAGGGAAAACCCGTTATGCATGCAACCGTGTCAATAAAAGGATCAAATGTTTATACAGTTGCGGATACAGCCGGCCATTTTAATATCGAAACACGCGAGCCTCTGCCCCTGACCTTATTGATCAAATCGGTCGGATATAAATCGCTGGAAGTACCAGTGGAAACTTTTGAAGCACCATTAGATATCGTTCTGGGAGAAGACAATGTATTGAATGAAGTGGTGATAACTTCTCGGAGGAGAAAAGAGTTGCTGCAGGATGTCCCTATTCCAATATCCGTGGTTACCGGAGAACTTGCCAACGACGCGGGGGCATTCAACGTAAACCGTTTAAAGGAAATGGTGCCTTCTGTTCAGCTATATTCGTCTAATCCT
This Olivibacter sp. SDN3 DNA region includes the following protein-coding sequences:
- a CDS encoding peroxiredoxin, producing the protein MNIYGRLVVLGILTLASFTNCSKHAIGLKNGVWRGVLTTDSSIDIPFNFEIYDSLGVAQLAFLNGKERLNINEVEETDDSVFIKTPLYESEIRAAKSANGMEGVWIKRLPGGSTQMPFKAVADKEYRFIEQTTAEETIDVAGRWSVQFYRNNNVDTTFAVGEFEQGDGQVDGSFLTTTGDYRFLSGVVDKKTLMLSGFSGSGPVLFTGDLLDSLNIVNGKMYAGPSSEVNWSARRDPDAMLPDAYKIAGLKAGNDRIDFSFEDLDGQTVSLNDGRFLNKVVVVQFLGSWCPNCMDETAFLAPFYDKYKEKGLEVVGLAYERYKEPEKARAAVTNLKNRFRVNYPLLITGYTNDKKQVEESIPSLENFSAFPTTIIIDRTGVVRKIHTGFSGPATGVHYTNYIEQFEKEINSLLAQ
- a CDS encoding M1 family metallopeptidase, giving the protein MRKRFFLLPALVAQLIALSCTTTQHVAMPPVTIHANAPQAFVYQESYPIKTAIRHTALDLSFDWEQAQVLGKATLTLQPHFYPQDTVVLDANGFEIHEIALMKSDQKKRLDFVYDGKKLRVALDRAYDRTEQIKIFIDYTAKPNDLEVGTDIASPDDRGLYFIEPDTAGTPRQLWTQGETECNSSWFPTMNNTMLKMTQEITLTVPDSMVTLSNGLLKTSVKNDNGTRTDTWLQEKQHAPYLTMIAAGNFEVFSENWKGKEVSYYMEPAYAPYAQMIFGKTPEMLDFFSQKLGVEYPWDKYAQIVVRNFVSGAMENTSASVFFDRMNMTPAEYKDETYEDIIAHELFHHWFGDLVTAESWANLPLNESFATYGEYLWLAHKYGLEEADMHALNDVLAYLAKKKNAALDVVRFDYADREQMFDEVSYQKGGRIIHMLRKTVGDEAFFTALNLYLTTHAYRSVEIHDLRLAFEQVTGEDLNWFFNQWFLASGHPELSIKTHYNDTTKEVIVDLAQNQNLEEMPLYRLPMQIDVYSPDKKVERRSVVLTKQNQTFRFPSAEHPTLINVDAEKYLLAYKEESKSLAEYRFQFFHAPLFMDRFEALEGVSEELDQPDAKTVISAALQDKAWVIRLMALGKLEKMAVDEQQQMYQQVCNMALEDDRSYVRASAVLLLRSIYQGFDNDEIFKQLADDDAPSVQHALTLPMA